CCCGTCCCCCACGCGCGACGTCATAGTGGAGCACGCGCGGCGCTGGGAGGaggccgccgccgccgccgccgcggaAGAACGCCGCAGATTTCCTCTCGAGCAACGGCTCAAACAGTTCATAGTCGGCCAGCAAGCTGCCATAGAGACGGTCGCAGCGGCGGTCAGGCGGAAAGAGAACGGTTGGGCGGACGAGGACCACCCGCTCGTGTTTCTGTTTCTGGGAAGCTCGGGCATAGGTAAAACGGAATTAGCGAAACAGCTGGCCAGGTACATGCACCGCGACGACCCGGCGGCGTTCATCCGGCTGGACATGTCGGAGTACCAGGAGAAGCACGAAGTGGCCAAGCTGATCGGCGCCCCGCCGGGCTACGTGGGCCACGAGGAGGGCGGCCAGCTCACGCGGGCTCTGGCGCGCCGGGCTGACGCCGTCGTGCTCTTTGACGAGGTGGATAAAGCGCACCCCGATGTCCTCACTGTGCTGCTGCAGCTTTTTGACGAAGTGAGtgataatatacttaatacagTTCAGGAAATCAATTTAGGACTTACAGTCACTTTTACCCAATTTACCCACGTTCATGTAATCATATcatatgaaacaattaaaatcgGAAATGACCTAGCTTTTGTGGGTATTGTTTCGTTATTCACCAACAAAATATAAGGATAGTGAGAGCGCGATCTAAACAGGGTCGGCTTACGGACGGCAAGGGCAAGCTGATAGAGTGCAAGAACGCGATCTTCGTGATGACGTCGAACCTGGCGGCGGACGAGATCGCGCAGCACGGGCTGCAGCTGCGGCGCGAGCAGGCCGCGCTGCGCCGCCAGCGCgcccgcgcgcgcgccgccgccggcgAGCCCACCACGCGTATGTCTTGCGATTCTTTTATTGCCCTTAGCGGGCGACTGGGCTGCTggccgcctgatggtaaacgatcacccaAGGAcgttcgcagaggtagtgcctctaaaaatgcgctgcccgcttttaagtgggaagggattaagaaaggagtGATGACTGGGaataaggaatggattgggaagggtttAGAAAAGAAAACTCAcgtttataactatataaaattaaaaatttatataaatgcgtGTTATCGCTTCAGCCATCCGCGAGGACGAGGTGCCGGAGCAGTCGCTGGAGGTGTCGCGGCAGTTCAAGGACAGCGTGGTGCGGCCGATCCTGAAGCGGCACTTCGGGCGCGACGAGTTCCTCGGGCGCATCAACGAGATCGTGTACTTCCTGCCGTTCTCGCGACAGGAGCTGCTGACGCTGGTGCAGCGCGAGCTGGCGCGCTGGGCCGACACGGCGCGCCAGCGGCACAGCGTCGAGCTGCGCTGGGAGGGCGGCGTGTTGGGCGCGCTCGCCGACGGGTGCGTGCCCACCAGTCGCCACCAGTCGCCACTAGTCGCCACCAGTTGCGGTGGCGCAATATAGcaatttattacacttttcataatttcaataGGAGTTTGTACTTTGTAATagtggaataaaataaaaaaaatcaagaaacACAATATACGTAAAGTGCTAGACTAGCT
The sequence above is a segment of the Zerene cesonia ecotype Mississippi chromosome 17, Zerene_cesonia_1.1, whole genome shotgun sequence genome. Coding sequences within it:
- the LOC119833616 gene encoding caseinolytic peptidase B protein homolog, which codes for MASVRSSAARVLRAAPGTSRLIAVPLRRVVALSNPSHGTQDNSEGGNNRGSYAFGAASLGLALLAANHIYNEKKFFKAAQVGNVAELHKQITAAKDNGIDSGGDNSEGPADRRHSLGWTALMAAAANDHPAAVKELLKLGARPDLREKYAGASAAAAASGLHPLEILQKREDEFCGSMNARASFLGWTALHYAALADSTASATALLEAGADPTVRDHAGRRALHYARDPSPTRDVIVEHARRWEEAAAAAAAEERRRFPLEQRLKQFIVGQQAAIETVAAAVRRKENGWADEDHPLVFLFLGSSGIGKTELAKQLARYMHRDDPAAFIRLDMSEYQEKHEVAKLIGAPPGYVGHEEGGQLTRALARRADAVVLFDEVDKAHPDVLTVLLQLFDEGRLTDGKGKLIECKNAIFVMTSNLAADEIAQHGLQLRREQAALRRQRARARAAAGEPTTPIREDEVPEQSLEVSRQFKDSVVRPILKRHFGRDEFLGRINEIVYFLPFSRQELLTLVQRELARWADTARQRHSVELRWEGGVLGALADGYDVHYGARSIKHEVERRVVNLIALAAERGALGRGASVLLHEAAGRVTLAVRAPHAADYTPLDLGAL